A genomic region of Haliotis asinina isolate JCU_RB_2024 chromosome 1, JCU_Hal_asi_v2, whole genome shotgun sequence contains the following coding sequences:
- the LOC137271741 gene encoding uncharacterized protein, giving the protein MDRAQGVGDVSLIDEGAARSKRNKIFKHSTMVKFLVSLCFVLSSSLASEWRNITAIYGNKTMMLDVAIGEDIIEVQSHKPDNAPDSFRETTNLHVFIFQHLVAMRNQANKACYVRHIFETFEELKEKISSIEQHDTSKGLVAEDWIDVADVCPIESWAVKELLGDEIDSFCRFNDVYFVGYVHTGTMDQKAQSRRHKRAMMRGIFVASCCQMPQNMLA; this is encoded by the exons ATGGATCGAGCCCAGGGGGTCGGCGACGTCTCCCTCATCGACGAAGGAGCCGCGAGGAGCAAGAGGAACAAGATC TTCAAACACTCTACAATGGTGAAGTTCTTAGTGAGCCTTTGTTTCGTCCTGTCATCTTCGTTGGCGTCTGAG TGGCGAAACATCACTGCGATCTACGGGAATAAAACAATGATGCTGGACGTGGCGATCGGAGAAGACATCATTGAAGTGCAGTCTCACAAGCCAGACAATGCACCTGACTCATTCAGAGAGACAACCAACCTCCATGT cttTATCTTTCAGCATCTTGTTGCCATGAGAAATCAGGCGAACAAAGCGTGCTATGTcagacacatatttgaaacctTTGAAGAGCTGAAAGAGAAAATAAGCAGTATTGAACAG CATGACACAAGCAAAGGCCTGGTCGCTGAAGACTGGATTGACGTGGCGGATGTTTGCCCCATCGAGTCGTGGGCTGTTAAGGAACTCCTGGGAGATGAGATCGACTCCTTCTGCCGCTTCAACGACGTCTATTTCGTCGGTTACGTGCACACGGGGACCATGGACCAAAAAG CTCAATCCAGGAGACACAAGCGTGCCATGATGCGTGGGATATTTGTTGCAAGTTGTTGCCAGATGCCACAAAATATGCTGGCATGA
- the LOC137278410 gene encoding arylamine N-acetyltransferase, pineal gland isozyme NAT-3-like translates to MATLIRTRAVSFLQDILGISVQCDTPDGQPRCDLPFLNRIIREFMGKLPFQSVTLIAEDLARRHVPSKSEIVEAMFKQHGGLCHSLNSSMFFLLEGLGYNVTLGHAFVIIEEDEHRDNHIIVFVQSLVTEGDLFLVDVGFGEPSFEAVSLDFETESPVYKHSYLEYKFFKQDGKIIRANGKGDIRLATDPKPWEVCIGPWRGAYEFQTENIRRFDEFQKCYGHQYTSLDGMPFQTSLRAVMYPNGKALIILHSNMLCENESGDLVKYPLADDETVLKAYLKHFPQFEEEIVKRAVVNWRKQMQE, encoded by the coding sequence ATGGCAACATTAATCAGGACTAGAGCGGTATCGTTCCTCCAAGACATTTTGGGCATCAGTGTCCAATGTGACACACCGGATGGGCAACCAAGATGCGACCTTCCATTCCTCAACCGAATCATCAGGGAATTTATGGGGAAACTTCCCTTCCAGTCCGTCACACTGATAGCTGAAGATCTCGCGAGACGTCACGTGCCCTCCAAGTCCGAGATCGTGGAGGCCATGTTTAAACAACATGGTGGACTGTGCCATTCCCTCAACAGTTCCATGTTTTTCTTGCTGGAAGGTCTCGGCTACAATGTCACGCTTGGACACGCTTTCGTGATCATTGAGGAAGATGAACACCGCGACAACCATATAATAGTATTTGTTCAAAGTCTGGTAACGGAAGGCGATTTGTTTCTGGTCGACGTTGGCTTCGGCGAGCCGTCGTTTGAGGCGGTTTCGTTGGATTTCGAAACCGAATCTCCGGTGTATAAACACTCATACCTTGAGTATAAATTCTTCAAGCAAGACGGGAAGATCATAAGGGCCAATGGGAAAGGCGACATCCGACTAGCCACAGACCCAAAGCCTTGGGAGGTTTGCATCGGACCATGGCGAGGAGCGTATGagtttcaaactgaaaacatcAGACGGTTTGACGAGTTTCAGAAGTGTTACGGACATCAGTATACATCACTAGACGGAATGCCGTTTCAGACAAGCCTGAGAGCGGTGATGTATCCAAATGGTAAAGCATTGATCATTCTCCACAGCAACATGCTGTGCGAAAACGAGTCGGGTGACCTTGTGAAATACCCACTTGCGGATGacgaaactgttttgaaagcGTACTTGAAACATTTCCCTCAGTTTGAAGAGGAGATTGTAAAACGAGCTGTAGTCAACTGGAGGAAACAGATGCAAGAATAG